From the genome of Leptodactylus fuscus isolate aLepFus1 chromosome 1, aLepFus1.hap2, whole genome shotgun sequence, one region includes:
- the PSAT1 gene encoding phosphoserine aminotransferase, with protein MDLISQVLNFGAGPAKLPPSVLLEAQKELIDYKGLGISVLEMSHRSSDFTKILNNTEIFMRELLNIPDNYKVLFLQGGGSGQFSAVPLNLIGLKEAKCADYIVTGAWSAKAAKEAEKYGKVNIVHPKLASYTEIPDPNSWNLNPDASYVYYCANETVHGVEFQDVPDVKGAVLVCDMSSNFLSRPIDISKFGLIFAGAQKNVGCAGVTVVIVREDLLGFALKECPTILDYKIQAGNGSLYNTPPCFSIYIMGLVLEWIKNNGGASCMEKLSILKSDMIYNVIDESNGLFVCPVEKKSRSRMNIPFRIGSIKGDSALEKEFLDKAAALSMMSLKGHRSVGGIRASLYNAVTVDDVEKLADFMRDFKESHQR; from the exons ATGGACCTCATCTCCCAAGTTCTTAATTTTGGTGCTGGACCCGCCAAGCTGCCTCCATCT GTTTTGCTGGAAGCTCAGAAAGAATTGATTGACTATAAAGGACTTGGCATAAGTGTTCTTG aaaTGAGCCACAGATCATCCGACTTCACAAAGATCTTAAATAATACAGAGATCTTCATGAGAGAATTACT AAATATTCCGGACAACTATAAAGTGCTTTTCCTTCAAGGAGGTGGAAGTGGACAGTTTAGCGCTGTGCCTCTTAATCTTATTGGTCTTAAAGAAGCTAAGTGTGCAGACTACATAGTTACAGGTGCCTGGTCTGCAAAAGCTGCTAAGGAAGCGGAGAAATATGGAAAAGTAAACATTGTCCATCCAAAACTTGCAAGTTACACAG AAATCCCAGATCCAAACAGCTGGAATCTTAACCCAGACGCTTCTTATGTTTACTACTGTGCCAATGAAACTGTACATGGTGTGGAGTTTCAGGATGTTCCTGATGTGAAGGGAGCAGTTTTGGTTTGCGATATGTCTTCAAACTTCCTTTCCAGACCAATTGATATTTctaag TTTGGACTTATTTTTGCTGGAGCTCAAAAGAATGTCGGCTGTGCAGGAGTCACAGTGGTAATAGTGAGAGAAGATTTATTAGGTTTTGCCTTGAAAGAGTGCCCTACTATCCTAGACTACAAAATCCAAGCAGGAAATGGTTCCCTGTATAACACACCGCCATGTTTCAg CATCTACATAATGGGATTGGTGTTGGAATGGATTAAGAATAATGGAGGTGCATCATGCATGGAGAAACTGAGCATCCTCAAATCTGACATGATTTACAATGTTATAGATGAATCCAACGGATTATTTGT GTGTCCTGTAGAGAAAAAAAGCAGGAGCAGAATGAATATTCCTTTCCGTATCGGAAGTATCAAAGGTGACAGTGCCTTGGAAAAAGAATTTCTTGACAAAGCTGCAGCGCTTAGTATGATGTCTCTTAAAGGACACAG ATCTGTAGGAGGAATCAGAGCTTCTCTCTACAATGCAGTCACTGTGGATGATGTTGAAAAACTAGCAGATTTCATGAGAGACTTCAAGGAATCTCACCAGAGATGA